A window of the Lactuca sativa cultivar Salinas chromosome 7, Lsat_Salinas_v11, whole genome shotgun sequence genome harbors these coding sequences:
- the LOC111919066 gene encoding pentatricopeptide repeat-containing protein At4g21065, which produces MEIATMAQATQLHAQLLKHQQTDPQNLSKIFNFTALSPSGNLTYARHILNSLQTPTNSYFHNTMIRAYSDSSDPFQSISLFLTWHNSQDPFSPTPDRFTYPFVLKACSKLKQKRFGKQLHGLIYKSGFSPDLYIQNALIHFYSGCDQMGFASKVFDKMPERDVVSWTSVINGYVDNKMTLEGLRLFDKMVMEGFEPNDVTVLSVLRACADTGALSVGIKVNDFVNLKGTQLKKNVVTALIDMYSKCGCIDSALRIFNEADNKDVYVWTAMISGLSSHGLCKEALELFENMKNLEIKPDEKTMTAILSACRNMGWVNEGLQHFKNIKKVYKLKPTLQHYGCIVDLLARSGQLEEAQKFIKSMPIEPDSVMFRSLIWGCKVHGDTERLEHLIEQFQDSCSDCGTYVLLGNVYASKGKWKNKAKVRSLMNKKGFVKPSGYSRIEINGEIYQFTAGSTCNIEAESIYKKLEEIEERLKGSGYDPKLSEVLLEIDDEEKASQLLHHSEKLAVSFGLMKMKPGSVIRIVKNLRSCEDCHSFMKHVSSVYKREVLIRDRIRFHHFRNGECSCGDYW; this is translated from the coding sequence ATGGAAATCGCAACAATGGCGCAAGCGACACAGCTACATGCTCAATTACTGAAACACCAACAAACGGATCCCCAAAACCTAAGCAAAATATTCAATTTCACAGCTCTATCACCCTCCGGCAACCTCACCTACGCCCGCCACATTCTCAACTCCTTACAAACCCCAACGAATTCTTATTTCCATAACACCATGATAAGAGCTTACTCCGACTCATCTGACCCGTTTCAGTCCATCTCCCTCTTCCTCACCTGGCATAATTCTCAAGACCCCTTTTCCCCTACACCCGACAGGTTTACTTACCCATTCGTCCTCAAAGCTTGCTCCAAACTAAAACAAAAAAGATTCGGAAAACAGCTCCATGGGTTGATATACAAGTCTGGGTTTTCCCCCGATTTGTATATCCAAAATGCCCTGATCCATTTCTATTCCGGTTGTGACCAAATGGGGTTTGCATCcaaagtgtttgataaaatgccagAGAGAGACGTGGTTTCTTGGACTTCGGTAATCAATGGTTATGTTGACAACAAAATGACCCTTGAGGGGTTACGATTGTTTGATAAGATGGTAATGGAGGGTTTTGAGCCAAATGACGTTACTGTCCTTTCTGTTCTTAGAGCTTGTGCTGACACTGGAGCTTTGAGTGTTGGCATAAAAGTAAACGATTTTGTTAATCTTAAAGGCACCCAGTTGAAAAAGAACGTTGTTACTGCTCTtattgacatgtattcaaaatgTGGATGCATAGATAGTGCATTGAGAATCTTCAATGAAGCAGACAATAAAGATGTTTATGTTTGGACAGCAATGATATCAGGACTTTCAAGCCATGGACTATGCAAAGAAGCTCTCGAATTGTTTGAGAATATGAAGAATCTTGAAATAAAGCCAGATGAGAAGACAATGACTGCTATATTATCTGCTTGTAGGAACATGGGATGGGTTAATGAAGGTTTACAACatttcaagaacatcaagaaagTTTATAAACTAAAACCAACTTTACAACATTACGGATGCATAGTAGATTTACTTGCTCGATCTGGACAACTAGAAGAAGCCCAAAAGTTTATAAAATCAATGCCAATCGAACCCGATTCTGTCATGTTTAGATCTTTGATTTGGGGTTGTAAAGTTCATGGAGACACAGAAAGATTGGAGCATTTGATTGAACAGTTTCAAGATTCTTGTTCTGATTGTGGGACTTATGTGTTACTTGGTAATGTGTATGCATCAAAAGGGAAATGGAAAAACAAAGCAAAAGTGAGAAGTTTAATGAACAAAAAAGGGTTTGTGAAACCATCAGGGTATAGTCGAATTGAAATCAATGGTGAAATCTACCAATTTACAGCTGGAAGTACTTGTAACATTGAGGCAGAAAGTATTTATAAAAAGTTGGAAGAAATAGAGGAGAGATTAAAGGGTAGTGGATATGATCCGAAATTATCAGAAGTGTTGCTTGAGATAGATGATGAAGAGAAAGCTTCACAGTTGCTTCACCATAGTGAAAAGCTTGCAGTATCTTTTGGATTGATGAAAATGAAACCAGGGAGTGTAATTAGGATTGTGAAAAATTTAAGATCTTGTGAAGATTGCCACTCTTTTATGAAACATGTTTCGAGTGTTTATAAACGAGAGGTGTTGATTAGGGATCGGATTCGGTTTCATCATTTTAGGAATGGAGAGTGTTCTTGTGGGGATTATTGGTGA
- the LOC111919067 gene encoding TATA-box-binding protein, protein MAEHVLEGSQPVDLTKHPSGIVPTLQNIVSTVNLDCKLDLKAIALQARNAEYNPKRFAAVIMRIREPKTTALIFASGKMVCTGAKSEQQSKLAARKYARIIQKLGFPAKFKDFKIQNIVGSCDVKFPIRLEGLAYSHGAFSSYEPELFPGLIYRMKQPKIVLLIFVSGKIVLTGAKVRDETYTAFENIYPVLTEFRKNQQ, encoded by the exons ATGGCAGAGCATGTGTTGGAGGGTAGCCAACCAGTTGATCTAACCAAGCACCCATCTGGAATCGTTCCTACTCTTCA GAACATTGTGTCTACTGTGAATCTTGATTGCAAGCTAGACCTGAAGGCGATTGCACTGCAAGCTCGTAATGCTGAATATAATCCAAAG CGTTTTGCTGCTGTAATTATGAGGATAAGAGAACCAAAAACAACAGCCTTAATCTTTGCTTCTGGAAAAATG GTATGTACAGGAGCCAAGAGTGAACAACAGTCAAAATTGGCAGCACGGAAG TATGCAAGAATTATTCAGAAACTTGGGTTTCCAGCCAAATTTAAG gatttcaaaattcaaaacatTGTGGGGTCATGTGATGTAAAATTTCCCATTAGACTTGAAGGCCTTGCATACTCTCATGGTGCCTTTTCAAGT TATGAACCAGAGTTGTTCCCTGGACTGATATATCGAATGAAACAACCGAAAATtgttttgttaatttttgttTCTGGGAAGATTGTTCTTACTGGGGCTAAG GTTAGAGATGAAACTTATACTGCATTTGAGAACATATATCCTGTGCTTACAGAATTCAGAAAGAATCAGCAGTG A